In a genomic window of Cyprinus carpio isolate SPL01 chromosome A10, ASM1834038v1, whole genome shotgun sequence:
- the LOC122146372 gene encoding glycine-rich protein DOT1-like isoform X45, producing the protein MSARVYFLLIAVLLCLFGYLSISHAIQRQTTVKLGQCPLPEMIPPCAASCFRDGQCPATQKCCPTTSGFACSEPCGQGRGQSSCHGGGRGQGEGHGSGQGGGRGQGEGHGSGQGEGHGSGQGGGRGQGGGRGQGEGHGSGQGGGRGQGGGRGQGEGHGSGQGEGHGSGQGGGRGQGEGHGSGQGGGRGQGEGHGSGQGEGHGSGQGEGHGSGQGGGRGQGGGRGQGEGHGSGQGGGRGQGEGHGSGQGEGHGSGQGGGRGQGEGHGSGQGGGRGQGEGHGSGQGQGGGCGPGRGQGSSQESGQGTGWGCGQGQSCGQGNVILA; encoded by the exons ATGAGTGCTCGAGTGTATTTCTTGTTGATTGCTGTTTTATTGTGTCTGTTTGGATACTTGAGCATAAGTCACGCTATTCAAAGACAAACCACAG TGAAGCTGGGTCAATGTCCCCTACCAGAGATGATTCCACCGTGTGCTGCAAGCTGTTTCCGTGATGGCCAGTGTCCTGCCACACAGAAATGTTGCCCAACCACCAGTGGCTTTGCATGCAGTGAACCATGTGGTCAGGGAAGAGGTCAGTCAAGTTGTCATGGAGGTGGTCGCGGCCAGGGTGAAGGTCATGGAAGCGGCCAGGGTGGCGGCCGGGGCCAGGGTGAAGGTCATGGAAGCGGCCAGGGTGAAGGTCATGGAAGCGGCCAGGGTGGTGGCCGGGGCCAAGGTGGCGGCCGGGGCCAGGGTGAAGGTCATGGAAGCGGCCAGGGTGGTGGCCGGGGCCAAGGTGGCGGCCGGGGCCAGGGTGAAGGTCATGGAAGCGGCCAGGGTGAAGGTCATGGAAGCGGTCAGGGTGGCGGCCGGGGCCAGGGTGAAG GTCATGGAAGCGGTCAGGGTGGCGGCCGGGGCCAGGGTGAAGGTCATGGAAGCG GCCAGGGTGAAGGCCATGGAAGCGGCCAGGGTGAAGGTCATGGAAGCGGCCAGGGTGGTGGCCGGGGCCAAGGTGGCGGCCGGGGCCAGGGTGAAGGTCATGGAAGCGGTCAGGGTGGCGGCCGGGGCCAGGGTGAAGGTCATGGAAGCGGCCAGGGTGAAG GTCATGGAAGCGGCCAGGGTGGTGGCCGGGGCCAGGGTGAAGGCCATGGAAGCGGCCAGGGTGGTGGCCGGGGCCAGGGTGAAGGTCATGGAAGCGGCCAGGGTCAGGGTGGCGGCTGTGGTCCGGGTAGAGGCCAAGGCAGCAGCCAGGAAAGTGGTCAGGGAACTGGTTGGGGATGTGGTCAAGGTCAGAGTTGTGGTCAAGGAAATGTTATTTTGGCTTAA
- the LOC122146372 gene encoding glycine-rich protein DOT1-like isoform X4, giving the protein MSARVYFLLIAVLLCLFGYLSISHAIQRQTTVKLGQCPLPEMIPPCAASCFRDGQCPATQKCCPTTSGFACSEPCGQGRGQSSCHGGGRGQGEGHGSGQGGGRGQGEGHGSGQGEGHGSGQGEGHGSGQGGGRGQGGGRGQGEGHGSGQGEGHGSGQGGGRGQGEGHGSGQGEGHGSGQGGGRGQGGGRGQGEGHGSGQGEGHGSGQGGGRGQGEGHGSGQGGGRGQGGGRGQGEGHGSGQGEGHGSGQGGGRGQGGGRGQGEGHGSGQGGGRGQGEGHGSGQGEGHGSGQGGGRGQGEGHGSGQGGGRGQGEGHGSGQGQGGGCGPGRGQGSSQESGQGTGWGCGQGQSCGQGNVILA; this is encoded by the exons ATGAGTGCTCGAGTGTATTTCTTGTTGATTGCTGTTTTATTGTGTCTGTTTGGATACTTGAGCATAAGTCACGCTATTCAAAGACAAACCACAG TGAAGCTGGGTCAATGTCCCCTACCAGAGATGATTCCACCGTGTGCTGCAAGCTGTTTCCGTGATGGCCAGTGTCCTGCCACACAGAAATGTTGCCCAACCACCAGTGGCTTTGCATGCAGTGAACCATGTGGTCAGGGAAGAGGTCAGTCAAGTTGTCATGGAGGTGGTCGCGGCCAGGGTGAAGGTCATGGAAGCGGCCAGGGTGGCGGCCGGGGCCAGGGTGAAGGTCATGGAAGCGGCCAGGGTGAAGGTCATGGAAGCGGCCAGGGTG AAGGTCATGGAAGCGGCCAGGGTGGTGGCCGGGGCCAAGGTGGCGGCCGGGGCCAGGGTGAAGGTCATGGAAGCGGCCAGGGTGAAGGTCATGGAAGCGGTCAGGGTGGCGGCCGGGGCCAGGGTGAAGGTCATGGAAGCGGCCAGGGTGAAGGTCATGGAAGCGGCCAGGGTGGTGGCCGGGGCCAAGGTGGCGGCCGGGGCCAGGGTGAAGGTCATGGAAGCGGCCAGGGTGAAGGTCATGGAAGCGGTCAGGGTGGCGGCCGGGGCCAGGGTGAAGGTCATGGAAGCGGTCAGGGTGGTGGCCGGGGCCAAGGTGGCGGCCGGGGCCAGGGTGAAGGCCATGGAAGCGGCCAGGGTGAAGGTCATGGAAGCGGCCAGGGTGGTGGCCGGGGCCAAGGTGGCGGCCGGGGCCAGGGTGAAGGTCATGGAAGCGGTCAGGGTGGCGGCCGGGGCCAGGGTGAAGGTCATGGAAGCGGCCAGGGTGAAG GTCATGGAAGCGGCCAGGGTGGTGGCCGGGGCCAGGGTGAAGGCCATGGAAGCGGCCAGGGTGGTGGCCGGGGCCAGGGTGAAGGTCATGGAAGCGGCCAGGGTCAGGGTGGCGGCTGTGGTCCGGGTAGAGGCCAAGGCAGCAGCCAGGAAAGTGGTCAGGGAACTGGTTGGGGATGTGGTCAAGGTCAGAGTTGTGGTCAAGGAAATGTTATTTTGGCTTAA
- the LOC122146372 gene encoding glycine-rich protein DOT1-like isoform X30, which translates to MSARVYFLLIAVLLCLFGYLSISHAIQRQTTVKLGQCPLPEMIPPCAASCFRDGQCPATQKCCPTTSGFACSEPCGQGRGQSSCHGGGRGQGEGHGSGQGGGRGQGEGHGSGQGEGHGSGQGGGRGQGGGRGQGEGHGSGQGGGRGQGEGHGSGQGEGHGSGQGGGRGQGGGRGQGEGHGSGQGEGHGSGQGGGRGQGEGHGSGQGGGRGQGGGRGQGEGHGSGQGEGHGSGQGGGRGQGGGRGQGEGHGSGQGGGRGQGEGHGSGQGEGHGSGQGGGRGQGEGHGSGQGGGRGQGEGHGSGQGQGGGCGPGRGQGSSQESGQGTGWGCGQGQSCGQGNVILA; encoded by the exons ATGAGTGCTCGAGTGTATTTCTTGTTGATTGCTGTTTTATTGTGTCTGTTTGGATACTTGAGCATAAGTCACGCTATTCAAAGACAAACCACAG TGAAGCTGGGTCAATGTCCCCTACCAGAGATGATTCCACCGTGTGCTGCAAGCTGTTTCCGTGATGGCCAGTGTCCTGCCACACAGAAATGTTGCCCAACCACCAGTGGCTTTGCATGCAGTGAACCATGTGGTCAGGGAAGAGGTCAGTCAAGTTGTCATGGAGGTGGTCGCGGCCAGGGTGAAGGTCATGGAAGCGGCCAGGGTGGCGGCCGGGGCCAGGGTGAAGGTCATGGAAGCGGCCAGGGTGAAGGTCATGGAAGCGGCCAGGGTGGTGGCCGGGGCCAAGGTGGCGGCCGGGGCCAGGGTGAAG GTCATGGAAGCGGTCAGGGTGGCGGCCGGGGCCAGGGTGAAGGTCATGGAAGCGGCCAGGGTGAAGGTCATGGAAGCGGCCAGGGTGGTGGCCGGGGCCAAGGTGGCGGCCGGGGCCAGGGTGAAGGTCATGGAAGCGGCCAGGGTGAAGGTCATGGAAGCGGTCAGGGTGGCGGCCGGGGCCAGGGTGAAGGTCATGGAAGCGGTCAGGGTGGTGGCCGGGGCCAAGGTGGCGGCCGGGGCCAGGGTGAAGGCCATGGAAGCGGCCAGGGTGAAGGTCATGGAAGCGGCCAGGGTGGTGGCCGGGGCCAAGGTGGCGGCCGGGGCCAGGGTGAAGGTCATGGAAGCGGTCAGGGTGGCGGCCGGGGCCAGGGTGAAGGTCATGGAAGCGGCCAGGGTGAAG GTCATGGAAGCGGCCAGGGTGGTGGCCGGGGCCAGGGTGAAGGCCATGGAAGCGGCCAGGGTGGTGGCCGGGGCCAGGGTGAAGGTCATGGAAGCGGCCAGGGTCAGGGTGGCGGCTGTGGTCCGGGTAGAGGCCAAGGCAGCAGCCAGGAAAGTGGTCAGGGAACTGGTTGGGGATGTGGTCAAGGTCAGAGTTGTGGTCAAGGAAATGTTATTTTGGCTTAA
- the LOC122146372 gene encoding glycine-rich protein DOT1-like isoform X42, which produces MSARVYFLLIAVLLCLFGYLSISHAIQRQTTVKLGQCPLPEMIPPCAASCFRDGQCPATQKCCPTTSGFACSEPCGQGRGQSSCHGGGRGQGEGHGSGQGGGRGQGEGHGSGQGEGHGSGQGGGRGQGGGRGQGEGHGSGQGGGRGQGEGHGSGQGGGRGQGEGHGSGQGEGHGSGQGGGRGQGEGHGSGQGGGRGQGGGRGQGEGHGSGQGEGHGSGQGGGRGQGGGRGQGEGHGSGQGGGRGQGEGHGSGQGEGHGSGQGGGRGQGEGHGSGQGGGRGQGEGHGSGQGQGGGCGPGRGQGSSQESGQGTGWGCGQGQSCGQGNVILA; this is translated from the exons ATGAGTGCTCGAGTGTATTTCTTGTTGATTGCTGTTTTATTGTGTCTGTTTGGATACTTGAGCATAAGTCACGCTATTCAAAGACAAACCACAG TGAAGCTGGGTCAATGTCCCCTACCAGAGATGATTCCACCGTGTGCTGCAAGCTGTTTCCGTGATGGCCAGTGTCCTGCCACACAGAAATGTTGCCCAACCACCAGTGGCTTTGCATGCAGTGAACCATGTGGTCAGGGAAGAGGTCAGTCAAGTTGTCATGGAGGTGGTCGCGGCCAGGGTGAAGGTCATGGAAGCGGCCAGGGTGGCGGCCGGGGCCAGGGTGAAGGTCATGGAAGCGGCCAGGGTGAAGGTCATGGAAGCGGCCAGGGTGGTGGCCGGGGCCAAGGTGGCGGCCGGGGCCAGGGTGAAG GTCATGGAAGCGGTCAGGGTGGCGGCCGGGGCCAGGGTGAAGGTCATGGAAGCGGCCAGG GTGGCGGCCGGGGCCAGGGTGAAGGTCATGGAAGCGGCCAGGGTGAAGGTCATGGAAGCGGTCAGGGTGGCGGCCGGGGCCAGGGTGAAGGTCATGGAAGCGGTCAGGGTGGTGGCCGGGGCCAAGGTGGCGGCCGGGGCCAGGGTGAAGGCCATGGAAGCGGCCAGGGTGAAGGTCATGGAAGCGGCCAGGGTGGTGGCCGGGGCCAAGGTGGCGGCCGGGGCCAGGGTGAAGGTCATGGAAGCGGTCAGGGTGGCGGCCGGGGCCAGGGTGAAGGTCATGGAAGCGGCCAGGGTGAAG GTCATGGAAGCGGCCAGGGTGGTGGCCGGGGCCAGGGTGAAGGCCATGGAAGCGGCCAGGGTGGTGGCCGGGGCCAGGGTGAAGGTCATGGAAGCGGCCAGGGTCAGGGTGGCGGCTGTGGTCCGGGTAGAGGCCAAGGCAGCAGCCAGGAAAGTGGTCAGGGAACTGGTTGGGGATGTGGTCAAGGTCAGAGTTGTGGTCAAGGAAATGTTATTTTGGCTTAA
- the LOC122146372 gene encoding glycine-rich protein DOT1-like isoform X17, with the protein MSARVYFLLIAVLLCLFGYLSISHAIQRQTTVKLGQCPLPEMIPPCAASCFRDGQCPATQKCCPTTSGFACSEPCGQGRGQSSCHGGGRGQGEGHGSGQGGGRGQGEGHGSGQGEGHGSGQGGGRGQGGGRGQGEGHGSGQGEGHGSGQGGGRGQGEGHGSGQGEGHGSGQGGGRGQGGGRGQGEGHGSGQGEGHGSGQGGGRGQGEGHGSGQGGGRGQGGGRGQGEGHGSGQGEGHGSGQGGGRGQGGGRGQGEGHGSGQGGGRGQGEGHGSGQGEGHGSGQGGGRGQGEGHGSGQGGGRGQGEGHGSGQGQGGGCGPGRGQGSSQESGQGTGWGCGQGQSCGQGNVILA; encoded by the exons ATGAGTGCTCGAGTGTATTTCTTGTTGATTGCTGTTTTATTGTGTCTGTTTGGATACTTGAGCATAAGTCACGCTATTCAAAGACAAACCACAG TGAAGCTGGGTCAATGTCCCCTACCAGAGATGATTCCACCGTGTGCTGCAAGCTGTTTCCGTGATGGCCAGTGTCCTGCCACACAGAAATGTTGCCCAACCACCAGTGGCTTTGCATGCAGTGAACCATGTGGTCAGGGAAGAGGTCAGTCAAGTTGTCATGGAGGTGGTCGCGGCCAGGGTGAAGGTCATGGAAGCGGCCAGGGTGGCGGCCGGGGCCAGGGTGAAGGTCATGGAAGCGGCCAGGGTGAAG GTCATGGAAGCGGCCAGGGTGGTGGCCGGGGCCAAGGTGGCGGCCGGGGCCAGGGTGAAGGTCATGGAAGCGGCCAGGGTGAAGGTCATGGAAGCGGTCAGGGTGGCGGCCGGGGCCAGGGTGAAGGTCATGGAAGCGGCCAGGGTGAAGGTCATGGAAGCGGCCAGGGTGGTGGCCGGGGCCAAGGTGGCGGCCGGGGCCAGGGTGAAGGTCATGGAAGCGGCCAGGGTGAAGGTCATGGAAGCGGTCAGGGTGGCGGCCGGGGCCAGGGTGAAGGTCATGGAAGCGGTCAGGGTGGTGGCCGGGGCCAAGGTGGCGGCCGGGGCCAGGGTGAAGGCCATGGAAGCGGCCAGGGTGAAGGTCATGGAAGCGGCCAGGGTGGTGGCCGGGGCCAAGGTGGCGGCCGGGGCCAGGGTGAAGGTCATGGAAGCGGTCAGGGTGGCGGCCGGGGCCAGGGTGAAGGTCATGGAAGCGGCCAGGGTGAAG GTCATGGAAGCGGCCAGGGTGGTGGCCGGGGCCAGGGTGAAGGCCATGGAAGCGGCCAGGGTGGTGGCCGGGGCCAGGGTGAAGGTCATGGAAGCGGCCAGGGTCAGGGTGGCGGCTGTGGTCCGGGTAGAGGCCAAGGCAGCAGCCAGGAAAGTGGTCAGGGAACTGGTTGGGGATGTGGTCAAGGTCAGAGTTGTGGTCAAGGAAATGTTATTTTGGCTTAA
- the LOC122146372 gene encoding glycine-rich protein DOT1-like isoform X35, which translates to MSARVYFLLIAVLLCLFGYLSISHAIQRQTTVKLGQCPLPEMIPPCAASCFRDGQCPATQKCCPTTSGFACSEPCGQGRGQSSCHGGGRGQGEGHGSGQGGGRGQGEGHGSGQGEGHGSGQGGGRGQGEGHGSGQGGGRGQGEGHGSGQGEGHGSGQGGGRGQGGGRGQGEGHGSGQGEGHGSGQGGGRGQGEGHGSGQGGGRGQGGGRGQGEGHGSGQGEGHGSGQGGGRGQGGGRGQGEGHGSGQGGGRGQGEGHGSGQGEGHGSGQGGGRGQGEGHGSGQGGGRGQGEGHGSGQGQGGGCGPGRGQGSSQESGQGTGWGCGQGQSCGQGNVILA; encoded by the exons ATGAGTGCTCGAGTGTATTTCTTGTTGATTGCTGTTTTATTGTGTCTGTTTGGATACTTGAGCATAAGTCACGCTATTCAAAGACAAACCACAG TGAAGCTGGGTCAATGTCCCCTACCAGAGATGATTCCACCGTGTGCTGCAAGCTGTTTCCGTGATGGCCAGTGTCCTGCCACACAGAAATGTTGCCCAACCACCAGTGGCTTTGCATGCAGTGAACCATGTGGTCAGGGAAGAGGTCAGTCAAGTTGTCATGGAGGTGGTCGCGGCCAGGGTGAAGGTCATGGAAGCGGCCAGGGTGGCGGCCGGGGCCAGGGTGAAGGTCATGGAAGCGGCCAGGGTGAAG GTCATGGAAGCGGCCAGGGTGGTGGCCGGGGCCAAG GTGAAGGTCATGGAAGCGGTCAGGGTGGCGGCCGGGGCCAGGGTGAAGGTCATGGAAGCGGCCAGGGTGAAGGTCATGGAAGCGGCCAGGGTGGTGGCCGGGGCCAAGGTGGCGGCCGGGGCCAGGGTGAAGGTCATGGAAGCGGCCAGGGTGAAGGTCATGGAAGCGGTCAGGGTGGCGGCCGGGGCCAGGGTGAAGGTCATGGAAGCGGTCAGGGTGGTGGCCGGGGCCAAGGTGGCGGCCGGGGCCAGGGTGAAGGCCATGGAAGCGGCCAGGGTGAAGGTCATGGAAGCGGCCAGGGTGGTGGCCGGGGCCAAGGTGGCGGCCGGGGCCAGGGTGAAGGTCATGGAAGCGGTCAGGGTGGCGGCCGGGGCCAGGGTGAAGGTCATGGAAGCGGCCAGGGTGAAG GTCATGGAAGCGGCCAGGGTGGTGGCCGGGGCCAGGGTGAAGGCCATGGAAGCGGCCAGGGTGGTGGCCGGGGCCAGGGTGAAGGTCATGGAAGCGGCCAGGGTCAGGGTGGCGGCTGTGGTCCGGGTAGAGGCCAAGGCAGCAGCCAGGAAAGTGGTCAGGGAACTGGTTGGGGATGTGGTCAAGGTCAGAGTTGTGGTCAAGGAAATGTTATTTTGGCTTAA
- the LOC122146372 gene encoding glycine-rich protein DOT1-like isoform X6, whose product MSARVYFLLIAVLLCLFGYLSISHAIQRQTTVKLGQCPLPEMIPPCAASCFRDGQCPATQKCCPTTSGFACSEPCGQGRGQSSCHGGGRGQGEGHGSGQGGGRGQGEGHGSGQGGGRGQGEGHGSGQGGGRGQGGGRGQGEGHGSGQGEGHGSGQGGGRGQGEGHGSGQGEGHGSGQGGGRGQGGGRGQGEGHGSGQGEGHGSGQGGGRGQGEGHGSGQGGGRGQGGGRGQGEGHGSGQGEGHGSGQGGGRGQGGGRGQGEGHGSGQGGGRGQGEGHGSGQGEGHGSGQGGGRGQGEGHGSGQGGGRGQGEGHGSGQGQGGGCGPGRGQGSSQESGQGTGWGCGQGQSCGQGNVILA is encoded by the exons ATGAGTGCTCGAGTGTATTTCTTGTTGATTGCTGTTTTATTGTGTCTGTTTGGATACTTGAGCATAAGTCACGCTATTCAAAGACAAACCACAG TGAAGCTGGGTCAATGTCCCCTACCAGAGATGATTCCACCGTGTGCTGCAAGCTGTTTCCGTGATGGCCAGTGTCCTGCCACACAGAAATGTTGCCCAACCACCAGTGGCTTTGCATGCAGTGAACCATGTGGTCAGGGAAGAGGTCAGTCAAGTTGTCATGGAGGTGGTCGCGGCCAGGGTGAAGGTCATGGAAGCGGCCAGGGTGGCGGCCGGGGCCAGGGTGAAGGTCATGGAAGCGGCCAGG GTGGCGGCCGGGGCCAGGGTGAAGGTCATGGAAGCGGCCAGGGTGGTGGCCGGGGCCAAGGTGGCGGCCGGGGCCAGGGTGAAGGTCATGGAAGCGGCCAGGGTGAAGGTCATGGAAGCGGTCAGGGTGGCGGCCGGGGCCAGGGTGAAGGTCATGGAAGCGGCCAGGGTGAAGGTCATGGAAGCGGCCAGGGTGGTGGCCGGGGCCAAGGTGGCGGCCGGGGCCAGGGTGAAGGTCATGGAAGCGGCCAGGGTGAAGGTCATGGAAGCGGTCAGGGTGGCGGCCGGGGCCAGGGTGAAGGTCATGGAAGCGGTCAGGGTGGTGGCCGGGGCCAAGGTGGCGGCCGGGGCCAGGGTGAAGGCCATGGAAGCGGCCAGGGTGAAGGTCATGGAAGCGGCCAGGGTGGTGGCCGGGGCCAAGGTGGCGGCCGGGGCCAGGGTGAAGGTCATGGAAGCGGTCAGGGTGGCGGCCGGGGCCAGGGTGAAGGTCATGGAAGCGGCCAGGGTGAAG GTCATGGAAGCGGCCAGGGTGGTGGCCGGGGCCAGGGTGAAGGCCATGGAAGCGGCCAGGGTGGTGGCCGGGGCCAGGGTGAAGGTCATGGAAGCGGCCAGGGTCAGGGTGGCGGCTGTGGTCCGGGTAGAGGCCAAGGCAGCAGCCAGGAAAGTGGTCAGGGAACTGGTTGGGGATGTGGTCAAGGTCAGAGTTGTGGTCAAGGAAATGTTATTTTGGCTTAA
- the LOC122146372 gene encoding glycine-rich cell wall structural protein 1.0-like isoform X29, whose product MSARVYFLLIAVLLCLFGYLSISHAIQRQTTVKLGQCPLPEMIPPCAASCFRDGQCPATQKCCPTTSGFACSEPCGQGRGQSSCHGGGRGQGEGHGSGQGGGRGQGEGHGSGQGGGRGQGEGHGSGQGGGRGQGEGHGSGQGGGRGQGEGHGSGQGEGHGSGQGGGRGQGGGRGQGEGHGSGQGEGHGSGQGGGRGQGEGHGSGQGGGRGQGGGRGQGEGHGSGQGEGHGSGQGGGRGQGGGRGQGEGHGSGQGGGRGQGEGHGSGQGEGHGSGQGGGRGQGEGHGSGQGGGRGQGEGHGSGQGQGGGCGPGRGQGSSQESGQGTGWGCGQGQSCGQGNVILA is encoded by the exons ATGAGTGCTCGAGTGTATTTCTTGTTGATTGCTGTTTTATTGTGTCTGTTTGGATACTTGAGCATAAGTCACGCTATTCAAAGACAAACCACAG TGAAGCTGGGTCAATGTCCCCTACCAGAGATGATTCCACCGTGTGCTGCAAGCTGTTTCCGTGATGGCCAGTGTCCTGCCACACAGAAATGTTGCCCAACCACCAGTGGCTTTGCATGCAGTGAACCATGTGGTCAGGGAAGAGGTCAGTCAAGTTGTCATGGAGGTGGTCGCGGCCAGGGTGAAGGTCATGGAAGCGGCCAGGGTGGCGGCCGGGGCCAGGGTGAAGGTCATGGAAGCGGCCAGG GTGGCGGCCGGGGCCAGGGTGAAGGTCATGGAAGCGGCCAGGGTGGTGGCCGGGGCCAAG GTGAAGGTCATGGAAGCGGTCAGGGTGGCGGCCGGGGCCAGGGTGAAGGTCATGGAAGCGGCCAGGGTGAAGGTCATGGAAGCGGCCAGGGTGGTGGCCGGGGCCAAGGTGGCGGCCGGGGCCAGGGTGAAGGTCATGGAAGCGGCCAGGGTGAAGGTCATGGAAGCGGTCAGGGTGGCGGCCGGGGCCAGGGTGAAGGTCATGGAAGCGGTCAGGGTGGTGGCCGGGGCCAAGGTGGCGGCCGGGGCCAGGGTGAAGGCCATGGAAGCGGCCAGGGTGAAGGTCATGGAAGCGGCCAGGGTGGTGGCCGGGGCCAAGGTGGCGGCCGGGGCCAGGGTGAAGGTCATGGAAGCGGTCAGGGTGGCGGCCGGGGCCAGGGTGAAGGTCATGGAAGCGGCCAGGGTGAAG GTCATGGAAGCGGCCAGGGTGGTGGCCGGGGCCAGGGTGAAGGCCATGGAAGCGGCCAGGGTGGTGGCCGGGGCCAGGGTGAAGGTCATGGAAGCGGCCAGGGTCAGGGTGGCGGCTGTGGTCCGGGTAGAGGCCAAGGCAGCAGCCAGGAAAGTGGTCAGGGAACTGGTTGGGGATGTGGTCAAGGTCAGAGTTGTGGTCAAGGAAATGTTATTTTGGCTTAA
- the LOC122146372 gene encoding glycine-rich protein DOT1-like isoform X22, with protein sequence MSARVYFLLIAVLLCLFGYLSISHAIQRQTTVKLGQCPLPEMIPPCAASCFRDGQCPATQKCCPTTSGFACSEPCGQGRGQSSCHGGGRGQGEGHGSGQGGGRGQGEGHGSGQGGGRGQGEGHGSGQGEGHGSGQGEGHGSGQGGGRGQGEGHGSGQGEGHGSGQGGGRGQGGGRGQGEGHGSGQGEGHGSGQGGGRGQGEGHGSGQGGGRGQGGGRGQGEGHGSGQGEGHGSGQGGGRGQGGGRGQGEGHGSGQGGGRGQGEGHGSGQGEGHGSGQGGGRGQGEGHGSGQGGGRGQGEGHGSGQGQGGGCGPGRGQGSSQESGQGTGWGCGQGQSCGQGNVILA encoded by the exons ATGAGTGCTCGAGTGTATTTCTTGTTGATTGCTGTTTTATTGTGTCTGTTTGGATACTTGAGCATAAGTCACGCTATTCAAAGACAAACCACAG TGAAGCTGGGTCAATGTCCCCTACCAGAGATGATTCCACCGTGTGCTGCAAGCTGTTTCCGTGATGGCCAGTGTCCTGCCACACAGAAATGTTGCCCAACCACCAGTGGCTTTGCATGCAGTGAACCATGTGGTCAGGGAAGAGGTCAGTCAAGTTGTCATGGAGGTGGTCGCGGCCAGGGTGAAGGTCATGGAAGCGGCCAGGGTGGCGGCCGGGGCCAGGGTGAAGGTCATGGAAGCGGCCAGG GTGGCGGCCGGGGCCAGGGTGAAGGTCATGGAAGCGGCCAGGGTG AAGGTCATGGAAGCGGCCAGGGTGAAGGTCATGGAAGCGGTCAGGGTGGCGGCCGGGGCCAGGGTGAAGGTCATGGAAGCGGCCAGGGTGAAGGTCATGGAAGCGGCCAGGGTGGTGGCCGGGGCCAAGGTGGCGGCCGGGGCCAGGGTGAAGGTCATGGAAGCGGCCAGGGTGAAGGTCATGGAAGCGGTCAGGGTGGCGGCCGGGGCCAGGGTGAAGGTCATGGAAGCGGTCAGGGTGGTGGCCGGGGCCAAGGTGGCGGCCGGGGCCAGGGTGAAGGCCATGGAAGCGGCCAGGGTGAAGGTCATGGAAGCGGCCAGGGTGGTGGCCGGGGCCAAGGTGGCGGCCGGGGCCAGGGTGAAGGTCATGGAAGCGGTCAGGGTGGCGGCCGGGGCCAGGGTGAAGGTCATGGAAGCGGCCAGGGTGAAG GTCATGGAAGCGGCCAGGGTGGTGGCCGGGGCCAGGGTGAAGGCCATGGAAGCGGCCAGGGTGGTGGCCGGGGCCAGGGTGAAGGTCATGGAAGCGGCCAGGGTCAGGGTGGCGGCTGTGGTCCGGGTAGAGGCCAAGGCAGCAGCCAGGAAAGTGGTCAGGGAACTGGTTGGGGATGTGGTCAAGGTCAGAGTTGTGGTCAAGGAAATGTTATTTTGGCTTAA
- the LOC122146372 gene encoding glycine-rich protein DOT1-like isoform X34, translating into MSARVYFLLIAVLLCLFGYLSISHAIQRQTTVKLGQCPLPEMIPPCAASCFRDGQCPATQKCCPTTSGFACSEPCGQGRGQSSCHGGGRGQGEGHGSGQGGGRGQGEGHGSGQGGGRGQGEGHGSGQGEGHGSGQGGGRGQGEGHGSGQGEGHGSGQGGGRGQGGGRGQGEGHGSGQGEGHGSGQGGGRGQGEGHGSGQGGGRGQGGGRGQGEGHGSGQGEGHGSGQGGGRGQGGGRGQGEGHGSGQGGGRGQGEGHGSGQGEGHGSGQGGGRGQGEGHGSGQGGGRGQGEGHGSGQGQGGGCGPGRGQGSSQESGQGTGWGCGQGQSCGQGNVILA; encoded by the exons ATGAGTGCTCGAGTGTATTTCTTGTTGATTGCTGTTTTATTGTGTCTGTTTGGATACTTGAGCATAAGTCACGCTATTCAAAGACAAACCACAG TGAAGCTGGGTCAATGTCCCCTACCAGAGATGATTCCACCGTGTGCTGCAAGCTGTTTCCGTGATGGCCAGTGTCCTGCCACACAGAAATGTTGCCCAACCACCAGTGGCTTTGCATGCAGTGAACCATGTGGTCAGGGAAGAGGTCAGTCAAGTTGTCATGGAGGTGGTCGCGGCCAGGGTGAAGGTCATGGAAGCGGCCAGGGTGGCGGCCGGGGCCAGGGTGAAGGTCATGGAAGCGGCCAGG GTGGCGGCCGGGGCCAGGGTGAAG GTCATGGAAGCGGCCAGGGTGAAGGTCATGGAAGCGGTCAGGGTGGCGGCCGGGGCCAGGGTGAAGGTCATGGAAGCGGCCAGGGTGAAGGTCATGGAAGCGGCCAGGGTGGTGGCCGGGGCCAAGGTGGCGGCCGGGGCCAGGGTGAAGGTCATGGAAGCGGCCAGGGTGAAGGTCATGGAAGCGGTCAGGGTGGCGGCCGGGGCCAGGGTGAAGGTCATGGAAGCGGTCAGGGTGGTGGCCGGGGCCAAGGTGGCGGCCGGGGCCAGGGTGAAGGCCATGGAAGCGGCCAGGGTGAAGGTCATGGAAGCGGCCAGGGTGGTGGCCGGGGCCAAGGTGGCGGCCGGGGCCAGGGTGAAGGTCATGGAAGCGGTCAGGGTGGCGGCCGGGGCCAGGGTGAAGGTCATGGAAGCGGCCAGGGTGAAG GTCATGGAAGCGGCCAGGGTGGTGGCCGGGGCCAGGGTGAAGGCCATGGAAGCGGCCAGGGTGGTGGCCGGGGCCAGGGTGAAGGTCATGGAAGCGGCCAGGGTCAGGGTGGCGGCTGTGGTCCGGGTAGAGGCCAAGGCAGCAGCCAGGAAAGTGGTCAGGGAACTGGTTGGGGATGTGGTCAAGGTCAGAGTTGTGGTCAAGGAAATGTTATTTTGGCTTAA